The region GCTCGACACCGCGGTCGGTGAGCGCGCGGTAGAGCTTGACGGTGGAGTCGTAGAGGCCCAATTCGATCACGGAGAGGTAGGAGCCGGCGGGCTCGAGCAGGTCCCATAGCTCCAGGCTGCCCAGGCGCAGTTCGGCGGATTTGAGTTCCTCGAAGGACGGCCTGAAGTGCACGAAGATGAGGTCGGCCTTGTGGCCGAGGATGGAGTAGAGCGCGCTCTCGCCCTGCTGCTCCATGGGAGCCAGCGTCTTCACCGCCTCGGCGACGATCTTCTTCTTCTGCGCCGGGGAGAGCTTCTTCCACGCCGTCCAGCGGAAGCGCATCATCTGGTGCAGGACGCTGGAGCCTTCCAGGGTGAGCGGCAGGGCGGGCAGATCCGCGTGCGCCGCCAGGATGTCCACCTTCGATTCCGGCCTCATTCGCCTCTCCGCGGCCAGGATTGTAGCGACCGCGGGCTCCATTGTAATCTGCTGAGCCATGCGAGGCACTACACCACGGGTCCCCAGCCGCAGCGGGCGCCAGGAGGGCGCGCGCCGCCCGGCGCAGCGCGCCTCGGGCGCGGGCGCGAAGAAGCAGTTTCAGGCGAAGCCGGCGCGCGGAGCGGCCGTCCTGCCGGGCGCGGCCAAGACGTCTGCCAAGCCGCGGAAACCAGCGAAACCCGCCGCCGGCTATGATCCCGTCGCCCCGATGCGGGTCATGGAGATCCTGAAGCGGCTGGACCAGCTCTATCCCGGCGTGACCTGCGCGCTGGGTCACAAGAGCGCGTGGGAGCTGCTGGTGGCTACCATCCTCTCGGCGCAGTGCACCGACGTGCGCGTGAACATGGTCACGCCCGAGCTTTTCCGGAAGTACCCCACGCCGGCCGACTTCGCGCGCCTCAAGCCCGAGCAGCTCGAGCCCGACATCCGCTCTACCGGCTTCTTCCGCAACAAGTCCAAGTCGGTCGTGGGAGCGGCGCAGAAGGTGGTCAAGGAGTTCGGCGGCCAGGTCCCCAACGAGATGGAGCAGATCCTGACCCTGCCCGGGGTGGCGCGCAAGACCGCCAACGTGGTGCTGGGCACGTGGTTCAAGAAGGCCGAGGGCGTGGTGGTGGACACGCACGTGCAGCGCATCGCGCGGCGGCTGGAGCTCACGAAGAACGAGGACCCCGCCAAGATCGAGCAGGACCTGATG is a window of Terriglobales bacterium DNA encoding:
- the nth gene encoding endonuclease III; protein product: MRGTTPRVPSRSGRQEGARRPAQRASGAGAKKQFQAKPARGAAVLPGAAKTSAKPRKPAKPAAGYDPVAPMRVMEILKRLDQLYPGVTCALGHKSAWELLVATILSAQCTDVRVNMVTPELFRKYPTPADFARLKPEQLEPDIRSTGFFRNKSKSVVGAAQKVVKEFGGQVPNEMEQILTLPGVARKTANVVLGTWFKKAEGVVVDTHVQRIARRLELTKNEDPAKIEQDLMRVIPREKWIEFAHQIIWHGRKLCAARNPKCADCLLENLCHAADKSWSTVEIHKSAL